The DNA window TCGCGATGGGCGTGGTCACCGGCATCGTGCAGGAGTTCCAGTTCGGCATGAACTGGAGCGACTACTCGCGCTTCGTCGGCGACATCTTCGGCGCGCCCCTGGCCATCGAGGCGCTGGTCGCGTTCTTCCTCGAATCCACCTTCATCGGCCTGTGGATCTTCGGCTGGGACCGGCTGCCCAAGCGGGCGCACCTGGCCAGCATCTGGGCCGCCGCGATCGGCACGAACCTCAGCGCGTACTTCATCCTCGCCGCGAACTCGTTCATGCAGAACCCGGTCGGCTACCGAATCAACACGGACACCGGGCGCGCCGAGCTGACCGACTTCCCGGCCGTGCTGACCAACAAGGTCGCTCTGATCACCTTCCCGCACACCCTGGCCGGCTCGTTCCTGGTCGCCGGGTCGCTGGTCACCGCCGTGGGCCTGTGGCACCTGATCCGTAACCGCGGCTCCGCCGACACCGGCGCCTACCGCTTCGCCACGAAGTTCGGCTCCTGGGTGGTCCTGGTCGCCTCCGCCGGCGTGCTGTTCACCGGCGACATCCAGGGCAAGATCATGACCGACGTGCAGCCGATGAAGATGGCCGCCGCCGAGGGCCTCTACACCACCGAGAGCCCCGCCTCGTTCTCCGTGCTCACCGTCGGCAGCCTCGACGGCAGCCGCGAGGTGTTCGCCATCAAGATCCCGTACCTGCTGTCGTACCTCGGCACCGGCGACCCCAACGGCACCGTGCACGGCATCAACGACCTGCAGGCCCAGTACGCCACCCAGTACGGCGCCGGCAGCTACACCCCGATCATCCCGGTCACCTACTGGAGCTTCCGCTTCATGATCGCCTTCGGGATGGCCGCCGCCGCGATCGCCCTGCTGGTGCTCTGGAGCCAGCGCAAGGGCCGCACGCCCACCAGCAAGTGGCTGCTGCGCGCCGGGCTGGCCATGCCGGTGCTGCCGCTGCTGGCCAACTCCTTCGGCTGGATCTTCACCGAGATGGGCCGCCAGCCGTGGATCGTCTTCGGCGAGATGCTCACCCGCAACGGCGTGTCCCGCAGCGTCTCGCTGGCCGAGGTGCTCACCTCGTTCACCGCCTTCACGCTGATCTACGCCACCCTCGCCGTGATCGAGGTCAAGCTGCTGCTGCGCTACGCCCGCGCCGGCGTACCCGACGTCACCGAGACGCCCCCGTCCGACGACACCGACGACGCCGAGCGTCCGCTCGCCTTCGCCTACTGATCACCGGAGCCTGCCGTGGACCTCACCACCATCTGGTTTCTCCTCATCGCCGTGCTCTTCACCGGCTACTTCATCCTGGAGGGCTTCGACTTCGGCGTGGGCATGCTGCTGCCCGTGCTCGGCCGCGACGACCGCGAACGACGGGTCCTGATCAACACGATCGGCCCGGTCTGGGACGGCAACGAGGTGTGGCTGATCACCGCAGGCGGCGCGATGTTCGCCGCCTTCCCCGAGTGGTACGCCACCCTCTTCTCCGGCTTCTACCTGCCGCTGCTGCTGATCCTGCTGGCCCTGATCGCCCGTGGGGTGGCCTTCGAGTACCGGCACAAGCGCCCCGAGGTGTCCTGGAAGCGACGCTGGGACGCCGCGATCGTGATCGGCTCGCTGCTGCCGGCGTTCCTGTGGGGTGTCGCCTTCGCCAACATCCTGCGCGGCGTGCCGCTGGACGCCGAGCACGAGTACGTCGGTGGCCTGTTCGACCTGCTGCACCCGTACGCCCTGCTCGGTGGCGCGACCACCCTCGCGCTGTTCCTCACCCACGGCGCGGTGTTCATCGCCCTGAAGACCGCCGGCGACATCCGCGAGCGCGCCAGCGCCCTCGCGGTGCGCCTCGGCGTCGGCGCCGCTGTGCTCGCGGTGGGCTTCCTGGCCTGGACGCTGAGCATCCGCTCCAGCGCGGCCGCCGTCGTGCTCGCCGTCGGCGCGGCCCTCGCCCTGCTCGGTGGCCTCGCCGCCGCCCGCGTACGCCGGGAGGGCTGGGCGTTCACCGGCACCGCGGTGGCGATCGGGCTGGCGGTGGCGACCCTGTTCGCGGCGCTGTTCCCGAACGTGCTGCCCTCCACCCTGGACGCGGCGGGCACGTTGACCGCCACCAACGCCGCCTCCACCCCCTACACCCTGAAGATCATGACCTGGGTGGCGGTGATCTTCACGCCGGTCGTGCTGGCCT is part of the Micromonospora cremea genome and encodes:
- a CDS encoding cytochrome ubiquinol oxidase subunit I yields the protein MDALDVARWQFGVTTVYHFLFVPLTIGLSVLVAILQTMWHRTGNERYLKLTKFYGKLFLINFAMGVVTGIVQEFQFGMNWSDYSRFVGDIFGAPLAIEALVAFFLESTFIGLWIFGWDRLPKRAHLASIWAAAIGTNLSAYFILAANSFMQNPVGYRINTDTGRAELTDFPAVLTNKVALITFPHTLAGSFLVAGSLVTAVGLWHLIRNRGSADTGAYRFATKFGSWVVLVASAGVLFTGDIQGKIMTDVQPMKMAAAEGLYTTESPASFSVLTVGSLDGSREVFAIKIPYLLSYLGTGDPNGTVHGINDLQAQYATQYGAGSYTPIIPVTYWSFRFMIAFGMAAAAIALLVLWSQRKGRTPTSKWLLRAGLAMPVLPLLANSFGWIFTEMGRQPWIVFGEMLTRNGVSRSVSLAEVLTSFTAFTLIYATLAVIEVKLLLRYARAGVPDVTETPPSDDTDDAERPLAFAY
- the cydB gene encoding cytochrome d ubiquinol oxidase subunit II, with the protein product MDLTTIWFLLIAVLFTGYFILEGFDFGVGMLLPVLGRDDRERRVLINTIGPVWDGNEVWLITAGGAMFAAFPEWYATLFSGFYLPLLLILLALIARGVAFEYRHKRPEVSWKRRWDAAIVIGSLLPAFLWGVAFANILRGVPLDAEHEYVGGLFDLLHPYALLGGATTLALFLTHGAVFIALKTAGDIRERASALAVRLGVGAAVLAVGFLAWTLSIRSSAAAVVLAVGAALALLGGLAAARVRREGWAFTGTAVAIGLAVATLFAALFPNVLPSTLDAAGTLTATNAASTPYTLKIMTWVAVIFTPVVLAYQGWTYWVFRKRIGVANIPQH